The following proteins come from a genomic window of Alosa alosa isolate M-15738 ecotype Scorff River chromosome 2, AALO_Geno_1.1, whole genome shotgun sequence:
- the LOC125285158 gene encoding transcription factor HES-2-like produces the protein MKLQPAVHHVKIDRKLLKRQVERRRRERINRCLETLSKMLMQDSENQKRTEKAEILEHTVAFLRSNSHHDSNNSHNGFSTCLKRASEFLQTTELASNQKLVLSSRLDMVAVHQHHHHHHPLKQDVQSPLSPATTSKPLSPKSSTLKAALWNPRSPSSMSTVSPSHRRLLTPNLHVQPSTQASSPITAGYIRIGKGGCCPRQLLPPDQPMWRPWP, from the exons ATGAAGCTGCAGCCAGCTGTTCACCACGTCAAAATAGACCGCAAG CTCCTGAAGCGTCAAGTTGAGAGGAGGAGGCGGGAAAGGATAAACCGTTGCCTAGAAACACTCAGTAAGATGCTGATGCAAGACAGTGAGAACCAG aaaaGAACTGAGAAAGCAGAGATTCTGGAACACACTGTTGCTTTTCTGAGGAGCAACAGTCACCATGACAGCAACAACTCCCACAATGGCTTCTCCACCTGCCTGAAAAGAGCCTCTGAGTTCCTCCAGACAACAGAACTGGCCTCAAATCAGAAGCTGGTGCTGTCATCAAGACTGGACATGGTTGCTGTCcaccagcatcatcatcatcatcatcctctgaAACAGGACGTCCAGTCACCCCTTTCTCCAGCCACCACCTCCAAGCCACTGAGCCCCAAAAGCTCAACTTTAAAAGCTGCGTTGTGGAATCCCAGATCACCTTCCTCCATGTCCACGGTCTCCCCCTCCCACAGACGCCTGCTGACCCCAAACTTGCATGTCCAACCATCTACACAAGCTTCCAGCCCCATCACAGCAGGCTACATACGGATTGGGAAGGGAGGCTGTTGTCCCCGGCAACTCTTGCCACCAGACCAGCCCATGTGGAGGCCATGGCCTTAA